CTAAAACATCCACAATGGGCAAGGAAAAGATTCACATCAACATCGTAGTTATTGGCCATGTGGATTCTGGCAAGTCCACCACTACAGGTCACCTCATCTACAAATGCGGAGGCATTGACAAGAGAACTATTGAGAAATTTGAGAAGGAAGCTGCTGAGGTACAGTATTGCATTAAAAGATTTATAAAATACATAGGCTGTATTGAAATACATTCGGATCAGCTATCAGTAGTCATATAAATGAAGGCCTAACACAGGAAGCTTAATACGGTTgaactttaaaacaaatgtgaaatGTTGCCTGCGAGGTTATATAATAAGGTTGTTAATCACCTGCTTGGTGATTAGGAAGCCACTGTGTTTTGGAATAGGCACATAGTGATACTAGATTTAAGGATTTTGTGCCAAATTGTTATGATGACAGCATGATTTGTGGCATTTAAAACTCCCATCTGCTTCTTGCAGCGTTGGACAAGATCCTTCTTGTAGCAGGACATCTGTTATAATTTGCTTGTCTGTTTCACTGTCTTCCTCTATGTATAGATGGGCAAGGGCTCCTTTAAGTACGCCTGGGTGTTGGACAAACTGAAAGCTGAACGTGAGCGTGGTATCACCATTGACATCTCCCTGTGGAAGTTTGAAACCAGCAAGTACTATGTTACCATCATTGATGCCCCAGGGCACAGGGACTTCATCAAGAACATGATCACTGGTACCTCCCAGGTAAGTGTAATAACTTGCATTTTAATCTAAAACCCAGAAAAGAAACAAAGCACAGGAAGTGACTGTGTTTGATGTACGTGTAGGCTGACTGTGCCGTCCTGATTGTCGCCGCGGGCGTTGGAGAGTTTGAAGCTGGTATCTCCAAGAACGGTCAGACTCGTGAGCATGCATTGCTGGCCTACACCCTGGGGGTCAAACAACTGATCGTTGGCATTAACAAGATGGACTCCACTGAGCCACCTTACAGCCAGAAGAGATACGAAGAAATCGTCAAGGAAGTCAGTGCTTACATCAAGAAGATCGGCTACAACCCAGACACCGTGGCTTTCGTGCCAATCTCTGGCTGGAACGGTGACAATATGTTGGAGCCCAGCACTAATGTAAGTAATCTGAACTCAACAGGTTGCAGGACTGGAGTGATGCAAGTCCTATGTGACATAAAGGCATTGTGTACGAAATATCTAAAGTGATTTTACGATTTCTCACCTCACCTCTTCAATTTAAGATGACCTGGTTCAAGGGCTGGAAGGTCACCCGCAAAGATGGCAATGCTGCTGGTACTACCCTTCTGGAAGCCTTGGATGCAATCCAGCCACCATCTCGTCCCACTGATAAACCCCTGCGTCTGCCTCTGCAGGATGTCTACAAAATTGGAGGTAAGGCTTGTTTGGTAGAGAttggaattttaaacgtttaaacatttaaactctaaagaagtggttaaatgtTGAATCATATGCTAGACGTATGTCAGTCACGTGACAATTTCAccaaatgcatgttttttaatgtattcatcaTCATATACAGAAGTCCGTCGTGTAGCcgactgctgtggtgccacagtaagggcggatattataaaaaggaaggggttcggcaattgcctccaggtagttttTCTAAGTGGTGCAACataaagattgacactggggcgggttttattctcagtcaatctggcgcttcattggtgcactctgttTGTCATGCTGTAGTGGGCGTGGTATAGTTCAATCCACACGGGGTAAGACATGCGTTTTTTCTGacgtttgttatatatttaataaaactgCATCTCTGAACAAAGGAAAGAGGCAAAGCCACATCATTGCTTCATAATTTGAAATGgaaacattcagaattactgtggatggagttactgaatgcagtaaaaagcaaacatccataatattaattttcaatattaattcagagaatGCATAAGTGTAAATTAATTATGtctaggctttaatttaccagtacacttttatgcaaatcattttttttaaaaaaaagacctttatctatgtaatttgtcaacagaaggggatatttaaaaaaaataaataaataaaaaaagatccctgaacagtagagttaatataacaatgtattggaatctgtgcatttgatagattctgtaacacatgtaagctgcattcttcttcttcttcttcttcttcttcttcttcttcttcttcttcttcttcttcttcttcttcttcttattattattattaataatggttttgttttgttttgttctttgaatataatataatgtacaaataaa
This sequence is a window from Acipenser ruthenus chromosome 6, fAciRut3.2 maternal haplotype, whole genome shotgun sequence. Protein-coding genes within it:
- the LOC117411177 gene encoding elongation factor 1-alpha 1-like; the protein is MGKEKIHINIVVIGHVDSGKSTTTGHLIYKCGGIDKRTIEKFEKEAAEMGKGSFKYAWVLDKLKAERERGITIDISLWKFETSKYYVTIIDAPGHRDFIKNMITGTSQADCAVLIVAAGVGEFEAGISKNGQTREHALLAYTLGVKQLIVGINKMDSTEPPYSQKRYEEIVKEVSAYIKKIGYNPDTVAFVPISGWNGDNMLEPSTNMTWFKGWKVTRKDGNAAGTTLLEALDAIQPPSRPTDKPLRLPLQDVYKIGGIGTVPVGRVETGVLKPGVVVTFAPVNITTEVKSVEMHHEALSEANPGDNVGFNVKNVSVKDIRRGNVAGDSKNDPPQEAANFTAQVIILNHPGQISAGYAPVLDCHTAHIACKFAELKEKIDRRSGKKLEDNPKFLKSGDAAIVDMVPGKPMCVESFSDYPPLGRFAVRDMRQTVAVGVIKAVEKKAPTSGKITKSAQKAQKAK